In Microbacterium lushaniae, the following are encoded in one genomic region:
- a CDS encoding GDP-mannose 4,6-dehydratase: MPRALITGITGQDGLYLAELLISKGYTVYGLIRGQNNPKIELVRRTVPDVRLVTGDLTDVSSLVRVLSEAQPDEVYNLGAISFVAYSWENAALTTDVTGKGVLNILEATRLYAGDDPASVRFYQASSSEMFGKVQEVPQRESTLLWPRSPYGVAKVFGHYMTINYRESYGMHASSGILFNHESPRRGPEFVTRKVTRAVARIRHGLQDALVMGNLDAQRDWGFAGDYVEAMWLMLQQPHGDDYVVATGETHSIRDLLNAAFDAAGIADWEPHVHQSQEFMRPAEVDLLVGDATKAREVLGWAPKVGFRELVAMMVEADLRDAAAEAR; the protein is encoded by the coding sequence ATGCCTCGCGCGCTCATCACCGGCATCACGGGACAGGACGGCCTGTACCTCGCCGAACTGCTCATCTCGAAGGGCTACACCGTCTACGGCCTGATCCGGGGACAGAACAACCCTAAGATCGAGCTCGTGCGGCGCACTGTTCCCGACGTGCGCCTGGTCACCGGTGACCTGACCGACGTCTCGAGCCTGGTCCGGGTCTTGTCCGAGGCGCAGCCGGACGAGGTGTACAACCTCGGCGCGATCTCGTTCGTCGCGTACTCCTGGGAGAACGCGGCACTCACCACCGATGTGACGGGCAAGGGGGTGCTCAACATCCTGGAGGCCACCCGGCTGTATGCGGGTGACGATCCGGCGTCGGTGCGCTTCTACCAGGCGTCCTCCTCCGAGATGTTCGGGAAGGTCCAGGAGGTGCCCCAGCGCGAGAGCACGCTGCTGTGGCCCCGGTCGCCCTACGGCGTCGCGAAGGTCTTCGGCCATTACATGACGATCAACTACCGCGAGTCCTACGGGATGCACGCCTCCAGCGGGATCCTCTTCAACCACGAGTCCCCCCGCCGGGGCCCGGAGTTCGTCACGCGCAAGGTGACGCGTGCCGTGGCCCGCATCCGGCACGGTCTGCAGGACGCCCTGGTGATGGGGAATCTCGACGCGCAGCGGGACTGGGGGTTCGCCGGCGACTACGTGGAGGCGATGTGGCTCATGCTCCAGCAGCCGCACGGCGATGACTACGTCGTGGCGACCGGGGAGACGCATTCCATCCGGGATCTGCTAAATGCGGCCTTCGACGCCGCGGGCATCGCTGACTGGGAGCCGCACGTGCACCAGTCGCAGGAGTTCATGCGCCCGGCCGAGGTCGATCTGCTCGTCGGCGACGCGACCAAAGCGCGCGAAGTGCTCGGATGGGCGCCGAAAGTCGGCTTCCGGGAACTCGTGGCCATGATGGTCGAAGCCGACCTCCGAGACGCTGCGGCCGAGGCCCGATGA